In Papaver somniferum cultivar HN1 chromosome 9, ASM357369v1, whole genome shotgun sequence, the genomic stretch GAGGGAAAGGAGAGTAATTTAGGGTCATAAAATCCTTCTAAGTTCTAATCTATAACCCAAGTTAATGAAAAACAGTACTAACTATATATAGATATCCATTAACGTTTTACCATGCCAGACCCTATGCAGTCGCACCTTTCCACAACCCTGACATGTGTCGAAATACTTGAAAAATAATTTGTTTTCAATGTCTAATCAAATGAATAGAGTTGACAGTTGACACTTAATCAGTCAATTTGCACTCTGTCCTAAATCCTAATACTCGAAATAACACTATACAAACCCTGAAAAGAGAAAAACTTACGTACAAACTCTCTGAGCTTATGTATCTTTATCTTTAGACAAGCTCCTAGGAAGTCTGCTGATAACATTTTCATCCACTGTTCTATAATGCttcgagaatttctgatggagaaACCCAGCATATCTATCCACATGTTCGTCATATCTACTGTACAGGGCTGGAATCGTAATTGAAACAATGGTTCCTGTTCCCAGTCAAATAAGAACAACGATATAAGTAATAGACGCAAGGTCATAACTGTAttgaaaaggaacaaaatatcatAGAATTTATGTTTCATGGAGTCATTGACTACTGAGGAAGGAAATGCAACTTTATCTGAACTCAGTGGTTCATGGAGTCATGGACTTCAAACTAAACAACATAGTACATACGCATGTGGAATCTTGCTTTCATTTATCAAAAATTCTACTGAAACTAGATACTGTTATTAAAAGAGGGATAAGTAGAACCCAAAAAGACTACTTCCAATGCTTGTTTATCCTGAAATTTTTAATAAAGTTATAATTGGACAGGGTTCTGTGCTGCCACTATATGATCATTTCATCTACCCTAGTTTGTCTACAGCGTTCATCTAGTTTCAACCTTGGTAGATTTCTCTCTatcattaattaaaaaaatacttacaattctgaaaggaaaaaaaatgcagAGGTAAAGTACAGGTGAGGGTCGACCTTAGACTCTTCAGAGAACTCCCCATTCCAGTTACAGAAGCTCATAAAGTTAATTCATCTGGATGCATATCCTTAATCTAAGTTTTGAATGTTTGTGTCTCCAAACTGAATTTTCAAGTTTGTTAAAACTATGTAAGGTTGTTCAACAATTTTGACTACTGAAAAAAGCCATCTGCAAAAGAGGGTTCCGTAATTGGAACTAGATGAAAAGAGGATTCCGGAATGCTTGATTAACAAAAACTGGACAATGgggagaaaacagaaaacaggcaTTTGAGTCAACAAATGATAGCACCTCTTAAAAAATTCAAGAGACGTGTTCACTCTCATGAATCAATTTATTACACCAACGTAAAATTAGTGACTCTATTTTGATAATGAgttttaatattaaaaatgaaGCATTGGATGGTCTTTGTGTGTGTAATCAGCCAGATTAGAAGACtaccccccacccccacccagATTGGTATATGTGTGTTTCAGAGGTGCAAAAAGGACAAGTTCCTTCGTAGTAGAAAAATTGATTGCAGCAGATTGGATAGACAGGAAGTATTAAAACATACCAATATACGCGAGTGTGAAGAATGAGAAGAGGCCACCAACGACAGACAAAAGCCAAAGACAAGCCACCAcctgagaaagaaaaacaatgaGTTGTAAGACTTTTATTCTGTATTTCCAGCAGATAATTTCCAGTTTAGAACAATATTTCCAGCTTACAACTGACCCCAAACAAGAGTCGGATAGAAGATACAGTAGTTGTGACCAACAACTTCATAAATCAATCATTACGAATATATTTGATGAACATAAGTCACAATCATCCTTCCAATAGACCTTTTTACTGGACCATAACCAGATAATTTTGATAAAGTAGGAACTGGATCCTTATAATTctatgttgtttcttttacacacGTGCAATCCTCAACGTCAAACATAAGTCCCATTTAATACCTCTGATCAGACATATTATTCACCTAGAATGAATGATAGGTCTGAAACTTTCTATAACAGTACAATTTCAGGCTCATAGTCACTTAATTGAAAATTTTACCAAATGCCAGGACCCTGAAGTGGTACATCCAACTTGTATAAGAACTGTGTCAAACCTACCCTAGGATTTCTGTTTTAACTCCTAAGATTAAAGGAACCAAGTATCCACCTTCTACATTTCTACATAACCGAGTATCACTGACCTTAAAAAATAGTCTGAAGTCCTTTCCAAGAGTAATATCATGTGCCATGAGAAGCATGTGATTGATTTTAACACGAAAAGAAGCTGCTGCACTGTTAACCAACTCCTCTGACAACTCCAATTCAGGCAATGGTCGAACTTGTCTGCTCGAAGTAAGTACacccaaaatttaaaaaaaaaagtaaaatagaaGTCAACACAAATAATGTGAAAATAACAGCAAGAGGTTTAGGGGTAAAGACAACTTACTTGTTTACAAAAGCAGCATAGTTTGCTCGAAGAAACTGATACACTATTAAGATAAGAAAAACATCTGAGCAAATTGATAAGAATGACAATCCTGAGTACTCAAACAGAAGCCATGCAACCGTAGCTACAATTATGATGCCACATGAAACATGCTGTTGTTTCCACAAGATAACATCAGCAGCTGAAAAACAATACATGAATGGGATTACTCGAAAGCCAATATCTTACCAAATAGCAATAACGTCTTTTAGGGGGTGGAATGTGAACAAAATAGCAAAACAGAATCAAAGAAACATTTAGATATGCTACAATCAAACAACAGGCATAAACCAAATACATTTCAACCCAACAACCAAGCATACACAAATCTATGTCAGCTTCTGACAATACATGCGAATCTTAAGCTACTCCATACGTTACTTTATGAGAAACCTTAGCAAAATTCCAGAACAAGACATTTTGACATTTCAACATAGATTAAACCCCATTTCCAACTTCAACATTAATTTTAATATCAAATGAAAAGCATCAGACAGAGAATAAAAATTCCCAAAGATTTGAACAACTGTAAATCTTATACAAAAAATTTCCTTACCTTTACCTCCACCAATTATTTGGTGAATTGTTCGTTGGCGATCAAATAACCGGTACCCAGTGTTAGAACTAGATGAACAAGTACCAGGATCAAGTATTCTGTCTCTCCTTGCATCTCCACTAGATTCAAGATTACAAGGATCTTGTAAACTATCCATTATTCACAAACTAACTGTAAACCACAAAATATAATAATCAAAATGTCAAGAGGTAACTAAAatgaataaataaaacaaaaataattaaccCATTGAAACAAGTCAAAGACTCTCCAAGAATTTCCTACTTAATGCACAAATTGGAAAGgagaaaaatcaataaaaaatggAGAAGGATTCataaataaaaccctaatttgcaaattgGTTGACATAGTTTTCGTTATTAAACAGTTAAGTGACTAAGAAATGTTAATTAAACTAACCTTCCAAAACAGTAGAAGCTTTGAATCAGAACTCGCTTTTGTTTCCCTCCATTATTTTCATCAGCAATTTTGGAGAGGCGGAGAATTCTAACTTGGGAGAATTATAATCAAATAGTAACAAGGAAATAAAATCTGGCAAATGAAAACCAGCGATTTCCTAGGAAACGAGGGCgtggaaatggaggaatttaACAGTAACGGAACGGGTACTCATCCAGTCAAAACGGTGCGACGCCCACGCGGCTTTGTACGAGTAATGCTTGTTTAGCTTTTTTGGTAACCGATTACAGGTTACCGGTCACCGAAAGCCTTTTGTCTCGGTATAAATCCAGGGTAGGCTTAGAAATCAAAGTGATTCTTATATCTCATAAAAGTATAGGAGATTTTATGCCGACTTGCCAAAGCCTCGCCACAACCCACATAGGCGGGATTAAGGGGTTTGTTTTGGTACTGGGAGTGAACACACTATTATGATAGGTTTACGATTCACGGCCACCACGGTGAGCCTCCAATTTATTCTTGTCTGGACTTGCAGGGCTACTTGTGGATTCCCTCCTTCACAAATTTACATGTTAGGTTGAGTCCTCTGTTCAGGTTCAGATCACATACCTCTTTTATGTGGATCGCTACTCTCCATGTACGTCTGTCCAGCGCCAATTATTCTGATAAATTCAGCCTGCTCAGATCCCATTTGACCACTTCAACCTAGGTTAGTTTCGGTCGTCCTCTCCACTTCATCCTTTCTTTAACCAGCTTGATGCATCCTGTGCGAACATGTGCATCTGACGGTCTTCGCTGGAGATGCCCAAACCAACACAACCGATGCCGGGAAAGCATCTCCCCGATTGGTGTTACCCCAAGTATTTTGCATATATATTCGTTCCTGATACGGTCGTATCTCGTGTGCCCACAAGACCACCTCAGCATATGCTTCTTTGTTGCATGTAGCTCTTTTATGTGTTGGTTTTTAGTGGCTCAGCACTCCGCCCCGTACAGCCTCACCGGTCGAATCATCGTCTTGTAGAACTTTCCTTTCAGCTTTAGTAAAAAATATTTATCGCATAGGAGACCCAAGCCaacatgaaaaaagaaaaatattactcCGTATAATATATTTCTAAACTCTTATCTTCCTTCCTCGGTAATAAGCTTCAGATCATAACTGAAAGGGAAAAATATGATTTACtccaaaatcccatccaaatatactagttagtctTGACCCATTCAACTAGGTGCAAAATAgtccttttttttatttgaaataCAGGATGTACACAAATAACCTTTCTGATtacaatttaatccaaatatttatAGTTTAGTCCCAAATAGCTCATGTTGATGTcatcaattttaaataatataaaataattaaaaaataatttatttttcgaACTCCTTGTCCAAAAtttgcaaactttatatattcggaaagctcttacCGAGATCtataaaaagagtacccatatgacgatataattttcatttttaaattttttttttaatttacactggtgtacaactatgtacacggctgcaaaatccagaaaatccaacaTCGATACTCACAAAACAAGCAATATATCTATGAGACAGGACAATAtcgtacaactatgtacacgtatgcaaaaatccagaaaatccaacatccataccaAAAAAACATGCCATATATTCATGAGATAGGACAacggtgtacaattatgtactcGTCtacaaaatccagaaaatccaacaTTCATACCCACAAAGCAGGCTATATATTCATGATATAAGACAAGGTGTACCAGTTTATACACCTAAGCACCGGTAACACTATCCACATTAAATAAACATAACATTAAAACTCAGATGGATTTGAACCAACAACCTCTTGTGATGGGCTTGTGCgctctaccattttgagcttATGGGTCCCTAAATTTAATGCATATACAACCAACTTTGTAGACAGTAACAATCAACATGtgtccttcaaaaaaaaaaaatcaacaggtgtacaactatttaTACATTAATAATCAGTATGTGcgcaactatgtgcacattaacatAACATGTGTATAACTATGTACACCCAAAACATGATTCTTCCAGtcttaaaatcaaattaaacttaAAACAAATTATTACAGAGCATACTAGTGTACAAATATATACACCTCtgcagaaaaacaaaaacaataaaacaTTTACTCGAACAAAACAACTCATGGATTCATTACATAGAATTTCAGTGTATAAATATGTACGAATCTTCCAAAAGATAGTTGAATGCTCACTATGAGGGGGCACACTAGCAATAAAACTAGGTTGTATTGGAGTAAGCTTTTATCAAGCTTACTACGGATATCAGATCCTTTGTTCATGTTTTCCTCTGAGAATTTCTACCCAAAATTATTTCTCCTTTTACTTTGACCTATCCTTGAGATGCTAAAAGTAGGATCACAAGTAATCTATGAATTATTATAAGAGATATCTAGGATTTTGAAATCTTTTTTTTATTCTGTGAATGAGATCTttgtaagattttctcattctaaggatttccttatgacaGATCTCAGTTTTTCATCAGaaaacacaaaattgattaaaacttGTTTCTGATTGATTTTCTTATTGGTAGAAAttttctctttccctttcttctggatacTCCTCACAGGTGATAACCCTTCATACAGGTCATTAAAGTTCTATCAAGAAGTGATTGTCAACTCTTTTTTCACAGTCCCTGGAGTCGATAGGATTAGTATGAGATGTGGATACTTTATCTACTGCAGAACGATCTTTCGGATCTCTAAGATAAAATGCTTCTTTCAACACTTTTACGAGAGTATTTTGAGCACTAGTTTCTTGTCAACAAACTGAAAATTATATTCTTTATGATCTTTCCTTTGAGATCAATTTCTAGTTTCCTTTGAATCAGAAATCGGATGATCACTAGTAGTAGATAGATGAATTCCAAGATCTCCTTAGGACTTTATGATTCTAACAGGTGATAAACCTTTACGGTGAGAAACACAATCTGTCTCAAATGTGATAGAACTAGGCTTATTGTAACATTCTGATAAAGTCGTGCAAGGAATCTTTGTTTCTCCATCATAAGAAATCACAACAGATCCCTTAGTCAGTATCTTATCTTGAAACTCTTGTTCTTGAGTGAGAGTTTTATCAAGAACTTCTGAGAGGAATTTTTTTCTTCGACTAATCGAATAAGTTACATATCCTTTTCTATGATCTCTTGTCTAAGAGTATTAGCTTCTGTTTTCAATTCTAAAACCTCGGTATACAGAAGACTAATAGGCTTTGGGAGTTTTGCTAACACTTTTTTGGCATCTCTTTTGACATCAGAATCAGACAAATAATATGTGTTATTTACAACCTTATCTATGGAAAGAAATGTAGATGCAGTAGCATATGCAACTTATGGACTTCCGTAATCTTgggttacgttaactgaatcattagaCTCTTCCATAACCATTTTAGATTCAatttttataggttggatcgcaccaaacacagattgttagatattttcgtgttttcctgctctgatacctattgaaatgacgagggtaccaagtacaccgcaatcttttcgatatcaacttaTAAGTATGATACCTTGTGTGATATAATATTATTGAGCGTGACAAGGGATTTTttgtttaaaatcaattaaaatcctttgtcgggtttaggtTTCCCAAGATCTGGTttaacaagttaaccagatcgaTTCAAATAAAACTACCAGATTTGGATACTGAAGAGtgccaccaaatgatagcttgtcgatctaaatacgactagtaataacaagtctatcaaaaaataaactagatctagtcggatcccagtcgatcaagttttGCACAAAGCAAATCATAAAtatacgaaaccaataagaaaaatattcttgtcttcaatagtcttctgtacctgcataataacaaacttgattccaacttatgacCGATCACGCACAGTacgaagtctgttaataatggatgatcacaagtcaacgtcAGATCTAAAGACAGATCTGAACTATCATtaatctcttgatctagtttgagtgaccttatgtcagaagagaaggctctcaagaataatcaaactaggtgcaatcaagagttaacaaacctttagtcaatcaaatcaacaattgaaaactaaaataaacattcaattctagtttcccaccaacaatactaTTAGACGCTTATTGatcaaaagaagtttttaaattagcggacgtaagagatttcgcctaattaggttactctcgtcGCCAAGATAGTGTTAcgagaatactattagtcggctataACAGTGACTACGAAATAAAGTGCCTaatcaggataagtttgtaagaagaacaaacttcactatctaTATACCAAGGTAATTTGGACACCaatgaatttccataaccgaaaatattcttaagatatacaattaagtacctaaattcggttttgtctaattccaaccaatatccaactgtataatCGAAATCCTTATGGACAACTCAGTATTAGCTAGcgcttaactaatatatctttccagagatatgttttgattgctggtaaAACAAATCATATTaattcgaaaatctcaaaaaatATTCTCtattatttcggtttgggatctcaccttggatatcaaggaatatcttcgaacaattaagaaataaaatttcagcacatgttcaaattaatcattatgtcgacatcttgaactttcctattttacaAACGCAATTTCCAAATCATACAAACCCTAAAGTGCATGTGACTTAGAGAAATCAGTTTTGCCTATTGGGACCGGTTTTACCATGACTCCTAAAACAAGttagctaggatcggttctaccttgattcccaaCATAagataggatcggttctaccttgattccctatataggttaggattggtgcaaccttaagatcttcaatgaaaaccggacctttaatcctattgatttcctttcaactacgaaacaattTCGTAagtatacttccttaaactcatgtaattaaatataattttctaGGCATGAAAGCAAACTTATGTTCACTACAtaatctagtaacgagttacaaatattatgtcgatatcgcaattacgaagttcaaaagataagcattatatttcgtaattcaatataccaatataaagcactTATAACTATTGAAgtatattgttccttgacactttgatcataatatgatgatcaagtctgctatactagagtttcatgtgtataacttcgcatgttattgAAAacccgggggtaccaaaatacaccgccGCTTTTTtccttaggcaatctgtatggataaactcaatacaaatccgagagttaaactcaatcaaggaataatatcttagagttatctctctctctctctcttgcgattaAAACGTTTACAGAATCAAATCTGTGAAACTAACCACAAAAagataacttagacggtaccaaagaccaatgtccaagaatcaatcaagtcgtatccaacaaattaGGTCGGATATCtttactatgattgatcaacacataacctgtgatatttcaattataaagatgaacaatatgatgcggaaaaagaaataacacagacaccagaagttttgttaacgaggaaaccgcaaaatgcagaaaaacccctggacctagtccaaattgaacaccaaattgtataaagccgctacagacactatcctactaccaattaacttcggattggaatgcggttgatccctaaaaggtatcccaccaaTTATGGTAGAGTCGCGCTACTAATGCCTCTTTAATCCCAGCAGGagtccgcgcaattgattcccttagttgtcatcacaccaactaagagttgcttcaactcaatggaATACTTTgaaccaatctgtctcccactgattaATCCTTTTATAAgtgatttcctttacgatcaaaaTGGATTTCGATCAAGGTGGTttagaaatcgatagcaatagatgATGCGTGTCATTAATGCAACAAATTaacaaatatatttcccactaattaactggtaatatagcggttgtaagagatcgttcccacataaagatgtgtaattgataggtcatttgatcaacaaaataaagtaaatagcaATGGGGGACTGGTTGTAAGAtgaatataaagacaataaagtaaagagatgatcaaggaatccttcgccgttactaaGCGAtagcaggattagaatacttatctatcttccgttagaaccattaatcaccaaccgtagaatagaaggtacgcttagctatccccaaaactccttgtatcaccggataacaggtacgcttaatcactggattctattcaactgatcCGCCTTGAGGtatgcttacaaggtgtaactcaatcgaatgctttagggtttgtgaatttaggtttgattccagcagttaaactcagtacgctcggttcacttactgatgttgtttccacacacgattgctttacagaatccctcttcaaggtctcatgttttctacttgtgtaggagatgcacgataattacggatcgctcaactcactactagcaatagaatgatcaatagactaatctggttGTGCACCCAAACCAATATaggaatcaatcataaaccctagatataataaaaacaaacgatgatgattaaaacgataaataaacttgtattattaataaagcttcactcttggaacattgaattcatccttaatcaacaaaggatttagtttctcatgattacacaattacccggtttcctcctaaaggggtaaaccctaaaatagtaATGAAGaataaaagtataatatgagattatcgattccatgacctaatacatttttataggtttacattgcttagccatcaagtatttagttcggttcaagaacccgacccgaaaatacgacataaagactcccaaacgtgaccttaggctttccaaggtattaatacacgttttccacttgctaagttcgcaaacttcaaattacagcagaaattttcggaattaaagtatgaaacccgtccgcgaactttactgtcttcggtattcaataaaagcttgttttggccacaacttcttcatccaaacTCGGAAGACCTCAttgtttttgcattatttttatctttcaattatcttcaagattttgatgataaatccttaatttgaatgagttaagatcgatcTTTggaccttctcttgattttgagcgttttgctccttttcgtcgcacttcttccacttctcttggacttgggcgcttggatacttgggatacttctaTTCTTAGATATATTCagcactttgtatctccttttttgATGATTCAactattagaggcaaataagagaaaacaatagtaataatacgaatacatgcaagaataatagttaaaacaagtatggaatggacactaaatcatatgaattatgcacttatcaaattcccgcACACTTaactttttctagtcctcgagcaaaataaa encodes the following:
- the LOC113308627 gene encoding reticulon-like protein B16 isoform X2 — translated: MDSLQDPCNLESSGDARRDRILDPGTCSSSSNTGYRLFDRQRTIHQIIGGGKVYQFLRANYAAFVNKQVRPLPELELSEELVNSAAASFRVKINHMLLMAHDITLGKDFRLFFKVVACLWLLSVVGGLFSFFTLAYIGTIVSITIPALYSRYDEHVDRYAGFLHQKFSKHYRTVDENVISRLPRSLSKDKDT
- the LOC113308627 gene encoding reticulon-like protein B16 isoform X1 translates to MDSLQDPCNLESSGDARRDRILDPGTCSSSSNTGYRLFDRQRTIHQIIGGGKAADVILWKQQHVSCGIIIVATVAWLLFEYSGLSFLSICSDVFLILIVYQFLRANYAAFVNKQVRPLPELELSEELVNSAAASFRVKINHMLLMAHDITLGKDFRLFFKVVACLWLLSVVGGLFSFFTLAYIGTIVSITIPALYSRYDEHVDRYAGFLHQKFSKHYRTVDENVISRLPRSLSKDKDT